The DNA region TCTATAGATTGCTGGATttgacttgctaatattttgttaaggatttttgcatcatgtTCATaagaaatattggtctgtagtttataaaaaatattcattgagcaACTTAGGTGTCAAGCATTGTTCTAGGTATTGGGAATTCAGGATTTTTCAGAACACATAAAAAGTCTCTTCTGTCGTGAAGCTTACATTCAGGTAAATGACTAACAAGGCTGCTGTCCACTTACAtgtaatgttttttttctctgtccTCCCTCCGAGTGAGGCCCCATGTTCCAGCCTCAGCAACTACATGCCAGACTTTTGGTAAGCTGGATGGTCAGTGTCTGGATATTGGAAGGGGGATACTTTCTCTTTTAAACCACTGTTCCTTTTCTCCCGCTTTTAATATAAATGTTCATTGAATCATAATTCCACATAGAAAAGAGCACACACTTCATAATTTTCAATAACTGACACACCCATGTAGATAACACCCATATCAAGAACAAAATATGAACAGCATCTGAGAAAGTCCTGAGGCTCCTTTCAGCCCCTAACCCTCCCACCATAGAGAAAACCTCCTCCTGACTTCTAATATATCAGATCTAAGTTTTCTGCATATGGGTTCTTTTAATGGACTCTTTCTCAGTTTTTTGTGAGATTCATTtatagggctttgtgttgtcatgGTGCTCATTCTCATTGTCGTATGGCATTTCATTATATGAACATCCAGCAGTTGACCCATTCTGCTGTAAATGGACATTTGGACCGTTTCCTGTTTGGGGCTCTTGATGAACAGTACCAACTGTGCACGTACATGGGTCTGTCTTTTGAGATATATATGCCCAGGAGCAGAACTGCTCTGTCCTCAGATAGGTTTAAGCTCAGTTTTAGTAGACTGTGCCGCTTCTCCACAATGGATGTACAAAGTAggttcccactagcaatgtatgaTTAACTCCAGGTGCTAGACATGGTCCCTGACACGTTGTAGCCATTCTGGTGAGTGTGCGCTGGCATCATAttgtgctttaatttgcatttctctagcaTGCAGTGGAATTAAACAGGAGATCCTGTTCCTTTTAACTGTGATAATTAAACAGAGCCATCTGTCCACCCCAGGTCTTTTCTTCGCAGATATTGCAGTCTTCTTGGGCACCCCTTCCATGCTAGTAGTAAAATTAAGAAGCCATTACTGTCCAAACATCTTCCACAACCCCTGACTGGCTTTATATTTCcccagtaagaaaaagaaaaatgactcagGGAGCTCAGTCAAGACCACCCGTGACCGAGAGCCTGCATATCAGTATAACATGAATTTTGAGAAGGTGGGAAAATGCATCATAATAAACAacaagaacttcaacaaagaaacagGTAGGTGTGGTGGGCATGGGCCAGCCTCTCCTGCTTGCTTCCATTCTCTTCATCTTGTGTTAAGACTTGTATCAGATTTTCATTGGGAAAACACCATGTCATCTGTGGTGGCAGACAGCCTGTGGAAAGTGGTATTTGAGTGTCCAGGGGAAGGGGGTGCAGGGAGTTGGGAACTGTCGGTCTCAGGGCCCTTCAGGTGCATTGCCAGGGCGGGACCTGCACCAAGTGGCTAAGAGTCAAGGAGATTCTTGATTAGCCTTGACTAGAGCAGAGAGTAGCCTTGACTGGAGCAGAGAGTAGCCCCTTCTGTGGGTGAGCTGAGGTACGCTCTCATTTGAGTTTGTTTCTTACTTCAGTTGCTCATTTCACTTATAACCTTGGCAGCGTTTACACCAGAGCCAGCGAGGCTGCCCTTGATGTTGGCAGGCAGTACTCAGCCAAGGACTGCTCATCGTGGGCTGGGTGCTTGCTTCCCACAGGTATGGACGTCCGAAACGGAACGGACAAAGATGCCGAGGCCCTTTTCAAGTGCTTCCGAAACCTGGGTTTTGACGTGGTTGTCCATAATGACTGCTCGTGTGCCAGGATGCAAGATCTGCTGAGACAAGGTGCACACCTGCCTCCTCCCGCAGTCTCCTTCCTGCTCCGCAGATGCGCAGGGCCCCAGCTGGTGTCGGACGCCTTTGCAGGACAGAGGGATTTCAGCGTGGGCAGCCTTCCCTTCCTCCAGGCTACTCCAGCTCTGTCTCCAGGAAAGGGCAGGTCTCTTTCAGGAAGCTTAGATCGCTCCCTAAAAAGCTGAAGTCAGCTTGCATGACGTCAAGAGAAATAGGTTCAGTACCTACAGGACAGTCTCAATGTCAAAAGGCTAATTCCTAGGAAAGTAgcaaatctgtggcattcttccCAGAGTGGAGTTTAAGTGTAATCTTTTCCCTTGTGGCAGACAGAGGATAATAATCCCCATATACTTCAGAACTGCCTTATTTTTTAAACAGCACATTCACAAAAGCGTTTCATTAGATCTCTGACTTGCAGTACTGGCCATCAGAATATTATCATGCCCCATTCATAAATGTGGGACAGAGCTTTAGACAGCGTAAAGGACATCCGGAAGGCACAGTTAGTAGAGGAAGACCTGAAAGGTAGTTAGTAGAGGCAGACCTGAAACTCAAGCTTTGTTCTGGCTCCAGAACAACTGCGTTTTGTGTCACACCACTGTCTAGTGGCTGCCACCTAGGGGACTCTGGCATTTAGGGCAAGTGTTTGAAAGTGATTAGACAGTGACCCACAGGCAGCGGACAGGCACAGAGTTCAAATCACTGCTGCTTTTCTGAACTACACAACTAACGAAGAAAAAGAGCCTCACCATCTCTTATATTACCCTctcttatgtttttaaaaactaggcatcttttcttgtttcttcaaaCATGAATCTTAAAAGCTGACCTTCTGTACCCTAGTAGGCCATGTGGTAGAGCAGACTGGAAATTAGGAGCCCAAGTTTGGGGTCTATCCCAGTTCTAACAGCTGGGCCACCAAGGCATGGCAACTGTGTCCTCCTCATTCTTTGCTTTCCTGAAATGCAGATCATGATGCCAGCTCCTCCTGTTTCAGTGGTCAGAGTGAGGCTTAGCCAAGAGGTTTGTGAATGTGCTTTGGGAAGGGTGACAGCCTGTACAGATGTAAGGGCTTGTCCCAAATGTCATTTCTGTTCTTATGAACAGTGAGTCATTCCACCTGAGCCCAGAGCATGTCACAATCACAGAATTCTCATTTCTTGtcctatcaaaatagcaaagCAGTTATTTTTCTCAACTGTTAACGTGTAATAGGTTCCAGTGTGGGCAAAGCTCCCGATTTCCAACTCTGCCTTAATTCATCTGATCAAAAAAAAAGCTAAAGGGGAGAAAGAAGTGCATCACCTTGTGCCTCTATTGTCAAAGTGAATACAATGTCACTGTGCAGGTTGATGCAAAGGGGGCACAGGACCAGAATGGGAGGGGCCACCCCTCCTTGTCTGCCTGGAACTGAGGAGACGGCAGGGCTTTGCGACTCCCTGGGTGTAAAGCATGGCTGTGAGGCTCTAAGAGGTTGTGCCTACTTTGGGCAAAGTTATGGGGCCTCTCCAAGATTCCATTTTTTTATCAGTGAAATATAGATAAACGAGGCCTTCAGAGGGCCAGGGGTTAAGTACCAAGATCACTGCACAGGAGAATCTAAATCTTATTCAAGAAAGAGTAGGTTATATTAATTAGCTAGCTAGCTAACTATTTATCTAGTTAGGAATCTCTGAACCTGAGATGAGTTTGAGTTTAACCAACCTCTCCTCAGTATCCTAAACTGACAGCCAATCTAgcattgttttttccttttttggaattttatttgtttgctttttaaagtgtggtaaaatatacaacacaacatgtaccatcttaaccatttctaaATGTATAGCTCAGTGACATTAGGGGCATTCAGATGGTTGGGCAGCCATCCCTGCCCTCCATCTCTGGAATCTTTTTATCTTGCCAAACTGCAACTCCATCCCCATTGAACCTCCACCTGcccatttctccctcccctccccctggcaGCGACCagtctactttctgcctctgcaAACTTGATTACTCTAGGTACCTCACGAGGGAAGTCACAAAATATTTGTCCTTCaatgactagcttatttcacttagcatgatgttttattttctttaacaatTACTTGCACGGCACTTACTACGTGGCCTGCTTTATAAATAGTAACTCATTTAATAGGTACTActatatccattttacagataaggaaaccaaggcacaaaaTGGTGAAGTAATGTGCCCAGTGTCACAGAACTAACCTACAGTGGGGTCACATGCCCTTGGGCACCCCAGTATGCTGCCTCTCAGCCGCTGCCTGAACCCCTCCCAAGTTTGGGGCTCCTTTCCTCATGGGGCAGCCTCATTCTGGTTTCAGACTGAGAGAGAATTCTAGAATCCTCTCTCTGTCCTCCAGAGAGGTGCTTCTCCCATCTCCAGCAGTCTGTGGCAGCTCCAGGCCAGAATACTCTGTTATCTATGAGGACTCACACAGGACTTAGGTTTTAACTTTTTCCGTGTTCACATCACTTGCTTGCAGCTTCTGAAGAGGACCACAGAAAGTCAGCTTGCTTCGCCTGTGTCTTACTAAGCCATGGAGAGGAAAATTTAATTTATGGAACGGATGGTGTGACAGCAATAAAGAACTTGACAGCCCATTTTCGGGGGGATAGATGCAAAACCCTTTTAGAGAAACCCAAACTCTTCTTCATTCAGGTAATCACTTTCCAAAGACAATACAATGGAAGATGGGGAAAAAATGACAGAGTGACTCCAATTGTATCATTAAACAACTTTATGTGCACATGTTTCATTTGGGGTACTCACATTTCTGTCTCTAAGTTTGGCATAGGTACTTGCGTCAGATGGCAAATTATGAGGGTTTCTTTAAGACTTTGCAGTACTTCTATTTGCTTTGTTTACTAATTTGACAcaacattcattcacttattactTCATCAGATTATCATTGAGCTGCCAGTACATGCCACGCTCAGTTTTAGGAACTAGGTGCCTAGAACAGAGCAGTGAGCAGGATACATGTCTCTGTTCCAATTCCGCAAAGTGATCTCCGCTTTGATACTTAGGCTTGCCGGGGCACAGAGCTCGATGACGGGATCCAGGCTGACTCTGGGCCTATCAGTGAAACGGACGCCAATCCTCGATATAAGGTCCCAGTTGAAGCTGACTTCCTCTTCGCCTATTCCACAGTTCCAGGTATCAAGTCCATTGTCTGCTAACTGGACCGTGCCATTCCAGCATCAAAATGAAGGCTTGGGCTGTATCCATGTCCTATTGCTGCAGtgataaattaccacaaacacaGTGGCTTTAAACATACAAATGTATTATCGTAGAATTCTGCAGGTCAGAATTCCAAATGGTTGGCAAGGCtacattccttctggaggctctaggaggGAAAGTCCACATCTTGCTTTTCCCAGCACATTAGAACCACCCACATTCCTTGCTCTGTGGCCTTCCTCCTCCAGCTTCAAAGCCAGCAGCCTCGTGTCTCTCCGACTCCTCTTCTGTCCTCACTTCGCTCTTTCTGACCACAGCCGCTTTGAGGGACTCCTGTGATGAGACAGGGCCtacctggataacccagaagaatcTCCCCACCCCTTTCCACAACCTTCAtcccatctgcaaagtcccttttgccacatCCGGTAACATACTCACAGGTTCCAGGGTTAGGCATGGACATCCCTGGGCGCCATTCTTCTGCCTACCATGGGGATGTATTCACTTTTCTCTCCAAGAAAGCTGacttctctcccttattattactattactggtAATTATAAGATAAACCATTTCTACAGCACTTTACAACTTAGGGAGTGTTTTTCATGtcttttatattaaataatttcatAATAATTGTGTAGGAAGTTAAGAAAGATGCTATTGCTATcctaattttacagatggagaaaagtTGAGCTTGGGGAAGCTTCAGTGatgtgctcaaggtcacacagagatTATACGGCACACAACAGCTCAGACCAGGATTCTTTTACACTGCAATCTGTAAGCAGATACCAGAAAATTCCAGTAATAAGCAAGCCGGCCATTATTTGCCAGGCTCTGTGTTTGCCTTAGTTCAGGGAAGGCCGTTCCTTTGTTTTAGGTAAAATGCATCACTAAGTTAGAATTCTCCCAGCTGTAATAGTAGTTTGTCAAATACTTGATACAAAGGTATTGGTTACAGTAAATAGGCCGGTGTATTTGGAAAACCCCTGCTTTGGCAGGATCTACAAACGAGATTTTGTGACAATGATAACTTCACAAAAGTTAAGAATCATGTAAAAAAGGGATTTTGTCTTCCTGCTCCTGAGAGGTAAGCAGTGCAATGGGGGCACATATCTGTGTAAACAAAGACCAGCAGAGTTCTAGGCCCTTTGAGCAGGGCCAGGAGGAAGGGTAAGACTCTGGGGAGGCAGGAAAGTGCAGCTTCCCTGCAAAAGACCTGCTGTAACTGTCTTGGAAAATCAAACAAGGGGATGAGAAAGATGGCTTCCCAGACAGAGTACCAAGGGCACTGGCAATACTCACGAGGCTGGACCACAGGCTGTTAGCGTGCTGGGATTGCTGTAATGAAATACCACACGCAGAGGCAGAAATGTattcctcacagctctggaggctggatagtccaggatcaaggtgccagccattttggtttct from Manis pentadactyla isolate mManPen7 chromosome 8, mManPen7.hap1, whole genome shotgun sequence includes:
- the CASP7 gene encoding caspase-7 isoform X2, whose product is MADDQGCVVEQGAGDSASEDTVDAKPDRSSFVPSFLSKKKKNDSGSSVKTTRDREPAYQYNMNFEKVGKCIIINNKNFNKETGMDVRNGTDKDAEALFKCFRNLGFDVVVHNDCSCARMQDLLRQASEEDHRKSACFACVLLSHGEENLIYGTDGVTAIKNLTAHFRGDRCKTLLEKPKLFFIQACRGTELDDGIQADSGPISETDANPRYKVPVEADFLFAYSTVPGYYSWRSPGSGSWFVQALCSILNEHGKSLEILQILTRVNNRVARHFQSHSDDPLFHEKKQIPCVVSMLTKELYF